Proteins encoded in a region of the Pseudomonas shahriarae genome:
- a CDS encoding YfiR family protein has protein sequence MNVAVSPAERSWSWRRLLLSAVLCLVTPLAFAQAPTASAADQRAQAVTQVVLGILSYARWPVEPAQLRLCIVGPTQYTDDLVKGTTQATGRPVVVQRLLADNPNIVNACDALYIGKLTPDERGRLFTALTGHPVLSISEGGDQCTVGSLFCLRVTDEQVSFEVNLDSVARSGVRIHPSVLQLSRRRAPEP, from the coding sequence ATGAACGTGGCTGTCTCGCCCGCAGAGCGTAGTTGGAGCTGGAGACGATTGCTGCTATCGGCCGTTTTGTGTCTCGTCACGCCTCTGGCTTTTGCCCAGGCGCCCACAGCCAGTGCAGCCGACCAGCGGGCCCAGGCCGTCACCCAGGTGGTACTGGGGATTCTCAGCTACGCCCGTTGGCCGGTGGAGCCCGCACAACTGCGGTTGTGCATCGTTGGCCCGACCCAATACACCGACGACCTGGTCAAGGGTACCACCCAGGCCACCGGCCGGCCGGTGGTGGTCCAGCGCTTGCTGGCGGACAACCCCAATATCGTCAATGCGTGCGACGCGCTGTACATCGGCAAGCTCACTCCTGACGAGCGTGGCCGCCTGTTCACCGCGTTGACTGGCCATCCGGTGCTGAGCATCAGCGAAGGCGGCGATCAATGCACTGTGGGTAGCCTGTTTTGCCTGCGGGTCACTGATGAGCAAGTCTCGTTCGAGGTCAACCTCGACTCCGTCGCCCGCAGCGGTGTGCGCATCCATCCCAGCGTCCTGCAGTTATCCCGTCGTCGGGCGCCGGAGCCATGA
- a CDS encoding diguanylate cyclase domain-containing protein yields MKLRNAKTRPTLRSVLGRGHLSVALVAVAMASVSLTLLGVLALRVYADHNLHLIARSINYTVGAAVVFKDRVAATEALALIASTEEVAEARVLDLNGNTLAHWVRPETGVLSRIELELAHTLLEEPISQPILHQGQKIGTVELSGHGGSLLRFLLSGLAGIIICTAISGWVAIYLARRMLRGIIGPLHSLADVAHAARSERAFDRRVPPAQIAELDSLGNDFNALLDELEAWQTHLQSENETLAHQASHDSLTGLPNRAFFEGRLIRALRSAAKLNERVAVLFLDSDRFKDINDNFGHAAGDAVLVAVAARVRAQLRESDLVARLGGDEFAILLSPLHKLEDAQRIADKIIASMDQPIPLPGNTEVLTSLSIGIAVYPDHGATPGALLNAADVAMYQAKRLSQGGQHTAESEHPAANVQHRS; encoded by the coding sequence ATGAAGCTGCGTAACGCCAAAACCCGCCCTACATTACGTTCGGTCCTTGGTCGCGGGCACCTGAGTGTGGCGCTGGTGGCCGTAGCCATGGCCAGCGTCTCCCTGACCCTGCTGGGGGTGCTGGCCCTACGGGTATATGCCGACCACAACCTGCACCTGATCGCCCGCTCGATCAACTACACCGTAGGAGCCGCAGTGGTGTTCAAGGACCGCGTGGCGGCCACCGAAGCCCTGGCGCTGATTGCCTCCACTGAAGAAGTCGCTGAAGCCCGGGTGCTGGACCTCAACGGCAACACCCTGGCCCATTGGGTGCGTCCGGAAACGGGGGTGCTGTCCAGGATCGAGCTGGAGTTGGCCCACACGCTGCTGGAAGAGCCCATCAGCCAGCCGATCCTGCATCAAGGCCAGAAAATTGGCACCGTCGAGTTGAGTGGCCACGGCGGTAGCCTGTTGCGCTTTTTGCTCAGTGGCCTGGCGGGGATCATCATCTGTACCGCTATCAGTGGCTGGGTCGCGATTTACCTGGCACGGCGCATGTTGCGCGGCATTATCGGCCCCCTGCACAGCCTGGCCGACGTCGCCCACGCTGCGCGCAGCGAGCGGGCCTTCGACCGCCGTGTGCCGCCGGCGCAGATCGCCGAGCTCGACAGCCTGGGCAACGACTTCAATGCCCTGCTTGACGAGCTGGAAGCCTGGCAAACCCACCTGCAAAGCGAAAACGAAACCCTTGCCCACCAGGCCAGCCATGACAGCCTGACCGGGCTGCCCAACCGCGCCTTCTTTGAGGGCCGCCTGATTCGCGCCTTGCGCAGCGCGGCCAAGCTCAACGAGCGAGTGGCGGTGCTGTTCCTCGACAGTGACCGCTTCAAAGACATCAACGACAATTTCGGGCATGCCGCCGGTGACGCCGTCCTGGTTGCGGTCGCCGCGCGCGTGCGGGCGCAACTGCGCGAGAGCGACCTGGTGGCCCGCCTGGGCGGTGACGAGTTCGCCATCCTGCTCTCGCCCCTGCACAAGCTCGAAGATGCCCAGCGCATCGCCGACAAAATCATCGCCAGCATGGACCAGCCCATCCCGCTGCCGGGCAACACCGAAGTGTTGACCTCACTCAGTATCGGTATCGCGGTATATCCCGATCATGGTGCCACTCCCGGCGCCTTGCTCAATGCCGCCGATGTGGCGATGTACCAGGCCAAACGCCTTTCCCAGGGCGGCCAGC